The DNA sequence GCGGGCTCCTGGGTAATGAAGGTACCTTCCTTGGTGAAAAACCGGGCCGAGAAGAAGTCTTCGTTCCGAACGACGATGTCAGGGATGTAGCTGCCGGTAGCCGTGATGATGGACTGGATCATAAAAAAGCAGGGAATACAGGCTGCCAGGGGAGCGAGTCAGGCGCTGGTGAAAGGGCAAGGTAGCGCGCGACGGGCAAACTCAGCCGTATTTATTTCCCGGCGCCGGCGCCGGCGGCCGGGCCCCGCTGGCCGGCCCCGGCAGTTGGCGGCTACAAAACAGGCGGTTACCCCCGACCCGGCCCGGGCGAGGCTACCGGGGAAAATACGCCGAGAAAGTTGAGCCCACGCCCAGCTCGCTGGCCAGGGTGATTCGGCCGCCGACATTTTCCAGCATGCGCCGAACCATGTACAACCCAATACCCGAGCCCTCGACGTGGGTGTGCAGGCGCTGGAACATGGCAAACACCTGCTCCTGCTGGCGCAGGTTGATACCCAGCCCGTTGTCGTGCACTTCCAGCACCACGAAAGCCTCTTCCAGCCGCGTCCGGACCCGGATGCGGGGCGGCCGGTCGGGGTGGTGGTACTTCAGCGCGTTGCTCAGCAGGTTGTAGACCACGGAGCGCAGGTTTTTCTCGGAGAAAAGCAGGGGCGGACAGTTGCGCACGTCCACGTCGAAGTGGCCGTTGGTTTGGCGCAGCAGCGGGGCCAGATCCAGGCGCACGTCTTCGATAACGGCAGCCAGCTGCACCTGCGTCACGGGCGGGTCGTGCTCCTTCTGCAGCCGCGACACGGCCGTCAGGTGCTCGATGGTGCGCTTGAAGCGGTCCACGGAGTGGTGCATCAGGTCCAGGATATACGCTACTTCGCCTTCTTCGGCCGCCGGCCGCAGCTCGCGCTGCAACATTTCCACCAGGCCCTCGATGTTGGTAATGGGCGCTTTCAGGTCGTGGGAGGCCGTGTAAATGAAGTTGTCCAGGTCGACGTTGGTGCGCGTGAGCTGCTCGTTAGTGGTGTGCAGCTCCTGGGCCAGGGCCAGGGCCTGCTGGGCGCTGGTTTCGGCCCGCTGCCGGGCTTCCACCTGCTCGGTCACGTCCGACACGAGGGTGTAGAAGCCGACCACCGCGCCCTGCCGCACGTCGGGAATGTAGCTGGTGCGGATGTATTTGGTGAAGCCGGCGCGGTAGGGCATCCGGGCCTCAAAGTCGAGCCGCTCGCCGGCCAGGGCCCGCTCAATGTAGGGCCGGGCATTCTCGAAGGCCTGCTCGCCCACCACCGCCCGCACGTGGCGGCCCAGCAGCTCCTCGGGTTTCTGGTCGAACCACGCCTCGTAGGCCTGGTTGGCGAAGCGGTATTTGTACTCGTGGTCGAGGTAGCCGATCAGCACGGGCAGCGCGTCGGTGAGCAGGCGCAGCTGCTGGGCGCTGGCCTCGCTGGCCCGGCGGGCGCGCACCTGCTCGGTGACCTCGAAAGCAAAGACCAGCACGCCGTCGATGTGGCCCTGCTCGTCGCGCCGGGCCTGCTGAATGTAGTTGAAGTACCGGTCTTCCAGCTCCCCGTCGGGGCCGGTCAGGGGCACCAGGATGGCCGATTCTTCGTGGGTGATGCCCGTCTCGTAGATTTCCCGGAACACCGCCATAACCGAGTGCTGGGCCAGCTCGGGCATGGCTTCCAGAAAGCGGCGGCCCAACAGCGGCCGGTCGGGCAGCAGGCGCTGGTAGGCTGGGTTCACCAGCTCAAACACCAGCTCGGGGCCAGCCAGAATGCAGATGGCCGCCGGCGCCTCCATAAACAGGCGCTGCAGCCGCTCCCGCTCCGCCTCGCGCTGCAGCCGGGCCAGCACCTGCTCGGTGACGTCGTAGGCAAACACCGAAATGCCGGCAATCTGGCCGTTTTCGCGGTAGGCCTGGTAGGTAAAGTTAAAGTAGCCGGACCGGTCGGGCTGGCCGGCTTCCCCGGCCCAGGACAGGGGCATTTCGGCGCCCACGAAGGTTTCGCCGGTTTGGTACACGGTGTCGAGCACGGCGCGCAGGCCCAGGGCTTCGGCTTCGGGTATGGCTTCGGCGAGGTCGAGGCCCACTAGGCGGCGGTCCGGGAACAGGCGCTGGTAGGCGGGGTTGACGTACTCAATATGATGATCGGGCGTGCGCAGCAGCTGAATCAGGGCCGGCGTTTGCTCGAACACCTGGTAGAACGTTTCGCGCTCCTGGGCCTGGCGCCGGGTGGCGGCCAGCACTTCGCCCTTTAGCAGCTCGGCCCGCTGCCGGGCCAGCACTTTGTCCGTCACGTCCAGAATAAAGGCCAAAATGCCCTGGCTGCCCCCCTGCTCATCGAGCAGCGGCTGATAGATAAAGTCGATGTAGCGCAGCGGCGCCTGCCCCGAGGCAGGGTCGGTCAGCCGAAGGGGCATCTCGGTCCCGGTGAAGGCCTGGCCGGTCTGGTACACCTGGTCGAGCAGGCGGGTAAAGCCCTGCGCCGCCACCTCGGGCAGCACCTGGGCCACGGGCTGCCCCAGCTGGGCCCGTCCGCCCACCAGGTTCTGGTAGGCATCGTTGAAGAAGCCGTAGCGATGCTCAGCCCCGTTCAGGGTGGCAATGCTGGCGGGCACCTGCCCCAAAATTTGGCGCAGGGCCTGCTGCTGGGTTTGGAGCTGGGCCCGCTGCCGCTCGGTTTTGCCCAGGGCCGCGTGCAGCTGCTCGGTACGCTCCTGCACGCGGGCCTCCAGCTCCTGGTTGAGCTGCTCGATGCGGCGCTGGACCTGCACGTGCTCCGACACGTCGAAGGCAAAGACCAGCACGCCGTCGATGTGTCCATCGGCGGCCATTCGGGCCTGAAAGATGTAGTTGAAGTAAAAATCCTCGAGCGGCCCCCCTTCCGTGCGGGCCAGACGCACGAGTACGTGCTGGTCGATGTGGGTACCCCCGGTGGCGTACACGCGCCGCAGGGTGTCGACGATGGCGTGGCCGGCCAGTTCGGGCAGGGCTTCCAGTAGGGGCTGCCCCAGCAGCTGGCGGTGGGCAAACAGGTGCTCGTAGCCGGGGTTCACCAGCTCGTAGGTCAGCTCGGGGCCGCTGAGAATGCAGATGGCCGCCGGGGCCTGCATAAACAGGCGCTGGAGGTTGTTGCGCTGGGCTTCGGCCTCTGCCTGGGCCTGGCGCAGCGTGTCGTTGAGTTGCCGCAGCTGCTGCTGGGTGCGGGTCAGCTCGGCATTGCTCACCAGGTACTCCGCATTGGCGGCCTGAATTTCCTCGTTGGTAGCCGTCAGCTCCTGGTTCAGGTCCTGCACCTGCAGCCGGGCCAGCACCTGCTGGGTGACGTCGGTGGCCACCACTAGGATGCCGCTGATGGTGCCCTGGGCGTCGTGCTGGGGCTGGTAAACAAAGTTGAAGTAAATCGTTTCCAGCTGCCCGTGCCGCCGCAGCTGCACGCCCAGCTCGGTGCCCACGTAGGGCTGGCCCGTGCGCAGCACCCCATCCAGCAGCTCCTGGATGCCCTGGCCCTGCAGCTCGGGCAGGGCCAGC is a window from the Hymenobacter aquaticus genome containing:
- a CDS encoding PAS domain-containing protein; this encodes MNSTAPDSDQLLQDLLELSLTGIILFEPIYASHEPATIIDLAYVRLNPAAQRMLLLPERPTATFLTLYPNAEGAGIFAFYRDTFLAGQPGHYDMYYQHDGLDNYFRLAARRSGNQLLVSFTDTGDQPRTPVEEALRQAQVQLLLLQTAAEDQRRQLQEVFHQAPVAIALLEGPTYHITLANPSMCEIWARTQEQVLDRPLLLALPELQGQGIQELLDGVLRTGQPYVGTELGVQLRRHGQLETIYFNFVYQPQHDAQGTISGILVVATDVTQQVLARLQVQDLNQELTATNEEIQAANAEYLVSNAELTRTQQQLRQLNDTLRQAQAEAEAQRNNLQRLFMQAPAAICILSGPELTYELVNPGYEHLFAHRQLLGQPLLEALPELAGHAIVDTLRRVYATGGTHIDQHVLVRLARTEGGPLEDFYFNYIFQARMAADGHIDGVLVFAFDVSEHVQVQRRIEQLNQELEARVQERTEQLHAALGKTERQRAQLQTQQQALRQILGQVPASIATLNGAEHRYGFFNDAYQNLVGGRAQLGQPVAQVLPEVAAQGFTRLLDQVYQTGQAFTGTEMPLRLTDPASGQAPLRYIDFIYQPLLDEQGGSQGILAFILDVTDKVLARQRAELLKGEVLAATRRQAQERETFYQVFEQTPALIQLLRTPDHHIEYVNPAYQRLFPDRRLVGLDLAEAIPEAEALGLRAVLDTVYQTGETFVGAEMPLSWAGEAGQPDRSGYFNFTYQAYRENGQIAGISVFAYDVTEQVLARLQREAERERLQRLFMEAPAAICILAGPELVFELVNPAYQRLLPDRPLLGRRFLEAMPELAQHSVMAVFREIYETGITHEESAILVPLTGPDGELEDRYFNYIQQARRDEQGHIDGVLVFAFEVTEQVRARRASEASAQQLRLLTDALPVLIGYLDHEYKYRFANQAYEAWFDQKPEELLGRHVRAVVGEQAFENARPYIERALAGERLDFEARMPYRAGFTKYIRTSYIPDVRQGAVVGFYTLVSDVTEQVEARQRAETSAQQALALAQELHTTNEQLTRTNVDLDNFIYTASHDLKAPITNIEGLVEMLQRELRPAAEEGEVAYILDLMHHSVDRFKRTIEHLTAVSRLQKEHDPPVTQVQLAAVIEDVRLDLAPLLRQTNGHFDVDVRNCPPLLFSEKNLRSVVYNLLSNALKYHHPDRPPRIRVRTRLEEAFVVLEVHDNGLGINLRQQEQVFAMFQRLHTHVEGSGIGLYMVRRMLENVGGRITLASELGVGSTFSAYFPR